In a genomic window of Corynebacterium choanae:
- a CDS encoding ribonuclease J has product MTEPRNRSRKASRQAGPPAAAETQAAATTPSNGNESGDQAATKRRGSRTRSRGGRGKDTAAQAAQQSSRDGAPKNSNNRGSAGQSRRTGRTVVKLMQGADLTERLPEPPKAPRDGMRIVALGGISEIGRNMTVFEYQGRLLLLDCGVLFPSSGEPGVDLILPDFSYIEDRLDKVEALVVTHGHEDHIGAIPWLLKLRPDLPIVASKFTCALIAAKCREHRQKPKLTEVTNTSDVKYGPFQVRFFTVNHSIPDCLGVVLTTGAGTILHTGDIKLDQTPTDGKPTDLPAISRYGDEGVDLFMCDSTNATVPGISGSEADIRPTLNRLVADAKQRVILASFASNVYRVQTAVDAAVAAGRKVAFSGRSMVRNMEIATQLGYLKAPKDTFITMDDAAKMAPHKVMLITTGTQGEPMAALSRMARREHRQITVRDGDLIILSSSLVPGNEEAVYGVINMLAQIGATVVTGKDAKIHTSGHGFAGELLFLYNAVRPVNAMPVHGEWRHLRANKELAVSTGVERDNVVLAQNGVVVDLVDGLARVVGQIPIGHLYVDGVTMGDIDDEVLADRTSMGEGGLISITAVMDNRTGLLLGMPTVTTKGFSDDAGDMMPEVRDMARDVLHNLATEGENDPYRMAQKLRRKISRFVESKWRRRPMVVPTLVPMSSADVEVNEDDVRRSRPSL; this is encoded by the coding sequence ATGACAGAACCCCGCAATCGATCCCGAAAGGCGTCCCGGCAGGCCGGCCCGCCAGCGGCAGCAGAAACACAAGCCGCAGCAACTACACCATCCAACGGGAACGAGTCGGGTGATCAAGCCGCTACCAAACGACGTGGTTCACGAACCCGCTCGCGTGGTGGACGTGGCAAAGACACCGCCGCACAGGCAGCACAGCAGTCATCCCGCGACGGTGCACCAAAAAATTCGAACAATCGCGGATCGGCAGGCCAGTCACGGCGAACCGGTCGTACCGTTGTGAAGCTGATGCAAGGCGCTGACCTGACTGAACGTCTACCTGAGCCGCCAAAAGCACCACGCGACGGTATGCGCATCGTCGCCCTCGGCGGTATTTCGGAGATCGGTCGAAATATGACTGTCTTCGAATATCAGGGTCGCCTTTTGCTGCTTGACTGCGGTGTGCTGTTTCCCTCATCGGGGGAACCAGGGGTCGATCTGATTTTGCCGGACTTCTCCTATATTGAAGACCGACTCGACAAAGTTGAGGCGCTTGTGGTCACCCATGGCCACGAAGACCATATCGGCGCAATTCCGTGGCTGTTGAAACTTCGCCCGGATTTGCCGATTGTCGCCTCCAAATTCACTTGTGCGCTGATTGCTGCGAAGTGTCGTGAGCATCGCCAAAAGCCAAAACTCACCGAAGTAACCAATACTTCGGATGTGAAGTATGGGCCGTTCCAGGTGCGGTTCTTTACCGTCAACCACTCGATCCCTGACTGTCTTGGTGTCGTACTCACCACCGGTGCCGGGACAATTCTGCACACTGGCGATATCAAACTCGACCAGACCCCAACAGACGGCAAACCAACTGATTTGCCGGCAATCTCCCGCTACGGCGACGAGGGTGTGGATCTGTTCATGTGCGATTCGACCAATGCTACTGTGCCGGGCATCTCCGGCTCGGAGGCAGACATTCGCCCAACGTTGAATCGTCTGGTTGCTGATGCGAAACAGCGCGTTATTCTGGCTTCCTTCGCATCAAATGTCTACCGCGTGCAGACTGCAGTGGATGCTGCCGTTGCTGCTGGTCGAAAGGTTGCTTTCTCTGGCCGGTCAATGGTGCGCAATATGGAAATTGCCACCCAGTTAGGCTATTTGAAGGCACCAAAAGACACCTTTATCACCATGGATGATGCGGCAAAAATGGCTCCGCACAAGGTGATGCTGATTACCACCGGCACCCAGGGTGAACCGATGGCAGCGTTGTCCCGGATGGCGCGCCGCGAGCATCGGCAAATCACTGTTCGCGACGGTGATCTTATTATTCTGTCGTCTTCGCTGGTTCCTGGGAACGAGGAAGCTGTCTACGGTGTGATCAATATGCTTGCCCAAATCGGGGCGACAGTTGTTACCGGTAAAGATGCAAAGATCCACACCTCCGGACACGGCTTCGCCGGCGAGTTGTTGTTCCTATATAACGCGGTGCGTCCGGTCAATGCGATGCCGGTGCACGGTGAATGGCGCCACCTGCGGGCTAATAAGGAACTTGCTGTATCCACCGGTGTGGAACGTGACAATGTGGTGTTGGCGCAAAACGGTGTCGTTGTCGATCTGGTTGATGGTCTCGCGCGGGTCGTTGGACAAATCCCAATCGGTCACCTGTATGTCGACGGTGTCACCATGGGTGATATTGACGATGAAGTGCTTGCCGATCGTACTTCTATGGGCGAGGGTGGTCTGATCTCGATTACCGCAGTGATGGATAACCGCACTGGCCTACTGCTCGGCATGCCGACGGTAACTACTAAGGGCTTCTCTGATGATGCCGGTGACATGATGCCTGAGGTGCGGGACATGGCACGCGATGTGCTCCATAATCTCGCCACTGAAGGGGAAAATGACCCTTACCGCATGGCACAGAAACTGCGGCGAAAGATTTCCCGCTTCGTAGAGTCGAAGTGGCGTCGCCGTCCTATGGTGGTTCCTACGCTGGTGCCGATGTCTAGCGCCGATGTCGAGGTGAACGAGGACGATGTTCGTCGTTCCCGGCCAAGCCTGTAA
- the dapA gene encoding 4-hydroxy-tetrahydrodipicolinate synthase — translation MSTGLIATRGASSFGTVAVAMVTPFGSDGALDVAAGRKLAATLVSQGCDALVLGGTTGESPTTSDAEKITLIKEIRQEVGDKVILCAGAGSYNTAHSVALAKKAADAGADSLLVVTPYYSKPPQEGVYQHFKAVAGATDLPICLYDIPGRTATPIATETILRLAELPTVAAVKDAKGDLAAAAALIQQTELAWYSGDDPLNLAWLAVGASGFISVVGHVAADKLRALYDACAAGDLAQARRIQHELLPLTRAQAMLGGVSFAKAALDLVGLPVGDPRLPQIPPSVEQQTLLQQYLQQAGVIS, via the coding sequence ATGAGTACAGGATTGATTGCCACCAGAGGCGCGAGTTCGTTCGGAACTGTCGCTGTCGCAATGGTGACCCCGTTTGGATCTGACGGGGCGCTTGACGTTGCCGCCGGACGAAAGCTGGCAGCAACCCTGGTCTCGCAAGGATGTGACGCACTCGTACTTGGCGGCACCACTGGTGAATCGCCAACTACCAGCGACGCTGAAAAAATCACCCTCATTAAAGAAATTCGCCAAGAAGTCGGCGACAAAGTGATTCTTTGCGCTGGTGCCGGTTCCTACAACACCGCACATTCGGTAGCGCTTGCCAAAAAAGCAGCCGACGCTGGTGCTGACTCGTTGCTAGTGGTCACCCCGTACTATTCGAAGCCGCCACAAGAAGGCGTCTATCAGCACTTTAAGGCTGTAGCCGGAGCTACCGACTTGCCGATTTGTCTCTACGACATTCCCGGCCGGACAGCAACACCAATTGCAACTGAGACAATCCTTCGGCTAGCAGAGCTACCTACGGTCGCCGCGGTCAAGGATGCCAAAGGTGATTTAGCAGCTGCTGCTGCCTTAATTCAGCAAACAGAGCTTGCCTGGTATTCCGGTGATGATCCTTTGAATCTCGCCTGGCTAGCTGTTGGTGCTTCCGGGTTTATCTCTGTGGTCGGCCACGTTGCCGCCGATAAATTGCGTGCCCTCTATGATGCGTGCGCTGCAGGTGATCTTGCCCAGGCGCGACGCATTCAACACGAACTTCTACCGCTGACCCGTGCCCAAGCCATGCTTGGCGGGGTGAGCTTTGCGAAAGCTGCACTTGACCTTGTCGGGCTGCCAGTCGGGGATCCTCGACTGCCACAAATCCCGCCATCAGTTGAGCAGCAAACACTTTTACAACAATATTTACAACAAGCTGGAGTAATTTCATGA
- the thyX gene encoding FAD-dependent thymidylate synthase, which translates to MATHSSLSVQLIASTEFHPPVDIPFSTSAPGGQAVAEFAGRACYESFDKPNPRTATNEAYLRHILEVGHMAVLEHASATFYVRGISRSLTQEFVRHRHLSFSQLSQRFVHDGPDAHVVIPEVIAQDPVLTQLFDQVCDDARFAFTELLEALEDRFAGEPNALLRRKQARQAARAVLPNCTESRVVVTGNYRAWRHFLGMRATEHADPEMRNLAVEILRQLQKVAPVVFADFEITTLSDGTVMASSPYVNDY; encoded by the coding sequence ATGGCGACGCACAGCAGCCTATCGGTCCAACTCATCGCATCCACCGAATTTCATCCACCCGTCGACATTCCGTTTTCCACTAGCGCGCCGGGGGGACAAGCGGTGGCCGAGTTCGCCGGTCGAGCATGCTACGAATCCTTCGACAAACCCAACCCACGAACCGCCACCAATGAGGCATATCTTCGCCACATTCTCGAAGTTGGGCACATGGCAGTACTCGAACACGCCAGCGCAACATTTTATGTGCGTGGTATCTCCCGGTCGTTGACCCAAGAATTTGTGCGTCACCGGCATCTGTCATTTTCTCAACTATCGCAACGGTTTGTGCACGACGGGCCAGACGCACATGTGGTCATCCCCGAAGTCATCGCCCAAGATCCGGTGCTTACTCAGCTTTTTGACCAAGTATGCGACGATGCCAGGTTTGCGTTCACCGAACTACTTGAAGCATTAGAAGATCGGTTTGCTGGTGAACCAAATGCGTTGCTGCGACGCAAACAAGCCCGCCAAGCTGCTCGGGCAGTACTGCCGAACTGTACAGAATCACGGGTGGTCGTCACCGGAAACTATCGGGCGTGGAGACATTTCTTAGGGATGCGTGCCACCGAACACGCCGATCCGGAGATGCGTAACCTGGCAGTGGAAATTCTGCGGCAGCTGCAAAAGGTGGCACCGGTGGTGTTTGCTGATTTCGAAATCACCACCCTCAGCGACGGTACAGTGATGGCCTCATCCCCGTATGTCAATGATTACTAA
- the dapB gene encoding 4-hydroxy-tetrahydrodipicolinate reductase produces the protein MTIRVGILGARGRVGQTIAEAVAAADDLELAATIDKDDNLQTLVDNNVDVVVDFTTPAVVMNNLEFVTTHGIHAVVGTTGFDDDRLEQVRQWCNNSDAHVLIAPNFAISAVLTMEFAKQAARFFPSAEVIEMHHPNKLDAPSGTAIHTARGIAEARAAANMDPQPDATDQSLDGARGATVDGIPVHAVRMTGAVAHETVIFGAQGQSLTIRQDSYDRTSFVPGVLVGVRNISNHPGLTVGLEHYLDI, from the coding sequence ATGACCATTCGCGTAGGAATCCTCGGAGCACGCGGCCGAGTAGGCCAAACCATCGCCGAAGCCGTCGCCGCAGCCGACGACCTCGAGCTTGCCGCCACCATCGACAAAGACGACAACCTCCAAACCCTGGTAGACAACAACGTCGACGTCGTCGTGGACTTCACCACCCCGGCAGTCGTCATGAACAACCTCGAATTCGTCACCACACACGGCATCCACGCCGTCGTCGGCACCACCGGCTTCGACGACGACCGACTAGAACAAGTACGCCAGTGGTGCAACAACTCCGATGCACACGTGCTTATCGCCCCCAACTTTGCGATCTCTGCAGTCCTGACCATGGAATTCGCCAAACAAGCCGCCCGCTTTTTCCCCTCCGCAGAAGTCATCGAAATGCATCACCCCAACAAACTCGATGCACCATCCGGCACCGCCATCCACACCGCTCGCGGCATCGCCGAAGCACGCGCAGCAGCAAACATGGACCCCCAACCCGACGCAACAGACCAAAGCCTTGATGGAGCCCGCGGAGCAACAGTAGACGGCATCCCCGTCCACGCCGTCCGCATGACCGGTGCCGTCGCCCACGAAACAGTGATCTTCGGCGCCCAAGGCCAATCGCTCACCATCCGCCAAGACTCCTACGATCGCACCTCCTTCGTCCCCGGGGTACTCGTCGGCGTACGAAACATCAGCAACCACCCCGGTCTCACAGTAGGCCTCGAACACTACCTCGACATCTAA
- a CDS encoding ATP-binding cassette domain-containing protein, producing the protein MSGLKKQSAGMDAAGRDGRPEPGAEARSVGNSGGVSTGVGGHPGGKPAGHPHGGVVGGSAVDPVVRGSVPRWGVVGCVLLSWLQTAGLVGVFAVASEVLVAATTGVPVAVRWGWWFAGWVLVAAVAAAGLGWLRSWLVARCTVALREALVAAKVAAWRPGAPVGGGDFSALVMQAVEKTAAFRAGFIGPMLGNLTAPFVALLIVGGLGDWVAAAAIGLCVLLVPVAVAVFRRFSKPVGVAYRQANQALSASFLAAVGALEMLVYANAADRVEASLAARGETLRRRVMQLLRINQLLILVVDGVFFLATVLVGVVVLGVRASQGAIDPAAALLIMLVCTLVVGPVDSVGQFFYIGIAGRATQRAMSGALAGLRRQTGRPVPDTDSRTALSLTPADGADCRLRLVDVAVGFGHQEPLVAGVSFTARPGEIVAIVGDSGVGKSTLLSAVAGAPVVTHGTIFVGDTPVTPATSARLRELIAVVEQQPLMFHDTIRANLVVANPSASADELAAAVEIAGLSATIARLPQGLDTPVGDAGGLVSGGQAQRISIARAALANRPIVLLDEPTSQVDLHTEQQITSALRRLARGRVTLIVSHRPAPVALADQVINLNDYRPAGPVAEQPKGERTCRS; encoded by the coding sequence GTGAGTGGTTTGAAAAAGCAGTCTGCAGGTATGGATGCTGCGGGGCGGGATGGCAGGCCCGAGCCGGGTGCTGAGGCACGTTCTGTGGGTAATTCTGGGGGTGTATCGACAGGTGTTGGGGGGCATCCTGGGGGCAAGCCGGCAGGTCATCCGCATGGTGGGGTTGTGGGCGGCAGCGCGGTGGATCCGGTGGTGCGGGGGTCTGTGCCACGGTGGGGGGTAGTGGGTTGTGTGTTGTTGAGTTGGTTGCAAACCGCTGGGCTGGTTGGGGTGTTTGCGGTTGCTAGTGAGGTGCTGGTGGCTGCTACTACTGGTGTGCCGGTTGCTGTCCGGTGGGGTTGGTGGTTTGCGGGGTGGGTGTTGGTTGCGGCTGTAGCTGCGGCTGGGTTGGGGTGGCTGCGATCGTGGCTGGTTGCCAGGTGCACGGTGGCGTTGCGGGAGGCGCTGGTGGCAGCCAAAGTGGCGGCGTGGCGTCCGGGGGCGCCGGTTGGGGGCGGGGATTTTTCCGCGCTCGTTATGCAGGCGGTGGAGAAAACTGCGGCGTTTCGGGCTGGGTTTATAGGTCCTATGCTCGGCAATCTCACTGCCCCGTTTGTGGCGTTGCTGATTGTGGGCGGCTTGGGCGATTGGGTTGCTGCGGCAGCAATTGGGTTGTGTGTGTTATTAGTGCCGGTGGCGGTAGCTGTGTTTCGTCGTTTCTCGAAACCGGTTGGGGTGGCGTATCGACAGGCAAATCAAGCATTGTCCGCATCGTTTTTAGCGGCAGTCGGCGCGTTGGAGATGTTGGTGTATGCCAATGCTGCGGATCGGGTGGAGGCGAGTTTAGCTGCCCGCGGTGAAACGTTGCGGCGCCGGGTGATGCAGTTGCTGCGCATTAATCAGCTGTTGATCTTGGTGGTTGATGGGGTGTTTTTCCTGGCAACTGTTCTCGTTGGGGTGGTGGTGCTCGGTGTGCGGGCAAGCCAGGGTGCTATTGATCCTGCTGCGGCGCTGCTGATCATGCTGGTGTGTACGTTGGTGGTCGGTCCTGTTGATAGTGTTGGCCAGTTTTTCTATATCGGCATTGCAGGCAGGGCTACGCAGCGGGCAATGAGTGGCGCATTGGCGGGGTTGCGCCGCCAAACTGGTCGTCCTGTGCCGGATACGGATTCCCGCACTGCGTTATCGCTCACCCCGGCTGATGGGGCTGATTGCCGGCTGCGGTTGGTTGATGTTGCCGTGGGTTTTGGGCACCAGGAGCCACTTGTTGCCGGGGTGTCGTTTACTGCCCGCCCGGGCGAGATTGTGGCGATTGTGGGGGATTCCGGGGTCGGGAAGTCAACGTTGTTGTCTGCGGTTGCTGGTGCACCGGTGGTGACACACGGCACGATTTTCGTCGGTGACACCCCGGTGACCCCTGCTACGAGTGCACGGTTGCGGGAGTTGATTGCTGTGGTGGAACAGCAGCCGCTGATGTTTCACGACACGATTCGTGCGAATCTGGTCGTAGCTAACCCGTCGGCATCGGCCGATGAGCTTGCCGCCGCTGTGGAGATTGCTGGGCTTTCCGCGACGATTGCGCGTCTTCCCCAGGGGCTTGATACCCCTGTGGGGGATGCTGGCGGGTTGGTTTCTGGCGGTCAAGCTCAAAGAATCAGTATTGCTCGGGCAGCGTTAGCTAACCGACCAATCGTGCTCTTGGATGAGCCGACCTCGCAGGTCGATTTGCATACGGAACAGCAAATCACCTCCGCGTTGCGGCGGCTTGCCCGCGGCCGGGTGACGCTGATTGTCAGCCACCGGCCGGCACCGGTTGCACTCGCCGATCAAGTGATCAATCTCAACGACTATCGTCCTGCTGGACCGGTAGCGGAACAACCTAAAGGGGAAAGGACCTGCCGATCATGA
- a CDS encoding amino acid ABC transporter ATP-binding/permease protein, translating into MTHPPVHNAAHHVTSSTAAPRLLVDPSRRWSLLRWLISMTRDLHGPLWLAVGCRLLAQTATVIIWILACRTVLSAAAEHRFPPRSLVVLLTVLILAKATLRYAEQYAGHFVAFRALQRLRDRFIAALIPRTPAVTATVGRAKLTQQATSDIDRIEVIFAHTLPPAITAILLPIGVCLTVGLCCSWPLAFAVAVPSLFTLVVIPVFTTPLSWTQATAVAAARSATSRHIADTLAGAGLLGQYGTVSHRLAETRVILHRQAEATRRLGWISALQLGANQFSNLTGIGIIIVTGITTGATSEALVTTLVAFIALWTPMKAVTEFAGSLDEGFAATARLATTMQSPLPPSPTTPAQQPFTTSSQTSQSAARQAVFTLTDVGFTYPSTDTAAGSTPTAEPTLTGITTTIACGHTAIVGVSGSGKSTLARLLVAGIQPTCGTITYQGQPLSSIDPQLLRKHVCLLSQRDTLITGTLRDNIALRNPAATDTEIRQALTAVALDSWVDSLDAGLDTILGDEHTPVSGGQTSRIIIARAFVDNPEVVILDEALRGIDTSTARTILARILQRFPTVIDITHRVDLIADNTQVRQLDAGTLVASGTADTLLHTNHWYQQLAAIT; encoded by the coding sequence ATGACGCATCCTCCTGTTCATAACGCCGCGCACCACGTCACTTCCTCGACTGCGGCACCCCGTCTCCTCGTTGATCCTTCCCGCCGCTGGTCGCTGCTTCGCTGGCTGATCAGCATGACTCGGGATCTCCACGGCCCGTTATGGCTTGCGGTGGGGTGTCGGCTGCTCGCGCAAACCGCGACCGTCATTATTTGGATCCTCGCCTGCCGTACCGTGCTGAGCGCCGCAGCCGAGCATCGCTTCCCGCCACGGTCGCTGGTCGTGCTGCTTACGGTGTTGATTCTTGCTAAAGCGACACTGCGCTATGCCGAACAATATGCGGGACATTTCGTGGCGTTTCGTGCCCTGCAACGGCTCCGGGATCGGTTTATTGCTGCGCTGATTCCCCGCACCCCGGCAGTCACCGCCACGGTTGGCCGGGCGAAACTCACCCAGCAAGCCACCAGCGACATTGACCGGATTGAAGTGATTTTCGCGCACACCCTTCCCCCGGCGATCACCGCAATCCTTCTACCAATCGGGGTGTGCCTCACCGTCGGGCTGTGCTGCAGTTGGCCGCTCGCCTTCGCTGTGGCAGTCCCTAGCCTATTCACCCTGGTAGTGATTCCTGTCTTCACCACCCCGCTATCGTGGACTCAAGCTACCGCTGTCGCTGCCGCCCGCAGTGCCACCAGCCGCCATATTGCCGACACTCTTGCCGGCGCTGGTCTTCTCGGGCAGTACGGCACCGTCAGCCATCGCCTTGCCGAAACCAGAGTCATACTTCACCGACAAGCCGAAGCCACCCGCCGTCTTGGGTGGATCAGCGCCCTCCAATTGGGCGCTAACCAGTTCAGCAATCTCACCGGCATCGGGATCATTATTGTCACTGGCATCACCACCGGAGCGACTAGCGAAGCACTAGTGACCACCCTGGTTGCCTTCATCGCCCTGTGGACACCCATGAAAGCTGTCACCGAATTCGCCGGCTCATTGGACGAAGGATTCGCGGCCACCGCCCGGCTAGCCACCACAATGCAATCCCCGCTCCCGCCGTCGCCGACAACACCAGCCCAGCAACCTTTCACCACCTCATCCCAAACATCTCAATCTGCCGCACGCCAAGCGGTGTTTACCCTCACCGACGTAGGGTTTACTTATCCGTCAACCGACACCGCAGCCGGCAGCACCCCAACCGCCGAACCCACCCTCACCGGGATTACCACCACCATCGCCTGCGGCCACACCGCAATCGTGGGCGTATCCGGATCCGGGAAATCCACCCTCGCCCGACTCCTTGTTGCCGGCATCCAACCCACCTGCGGCACCATCACCTATCAAGGACAGCCCCTTTCCAGCATCGACCCCCAGCTACTCCGCAAGCATGTCTGCCTCCTTAGCCAACGCGACACGCTCATCACCGGCACGCTGCGGGACAACATTGCGCTGCGCAATCCTGCAGCCACCGACACCGAAATACGGCAAGCACTTACTGCTGTAGCCCTCGACTCTTGGGTTGACTCCCTCGACGCCGGCCTGGACACCATACTCGGCGACGAACACACCCCTGTCTCCGGTGGACAAACCAGCCGCATTATTATCGCCCGTGCCTTCGTCGACAATCCGGAAGTAGTCATTCTCGACGAAGCACTCCGCGGCATCGACACCTCCACTGCCCGCACGATCCTCGCCCGAATCCTGCAACGCTTCCCCACTGTCATCGACATCACCCACCGGGTCGACCTCATCGCCGACAACACCCAGGTTCGCCAACTTGACGCCGGCACACTCGTTGCCAGCGGCACAGCTGACACCCTCTTGCACACCAATCACTGGTATCAGCAGCTCGCCGCCATCACCTAA
- the galK gene encoding galactokinase: protein MMDSQLFVSSRDDTAGAAAAAALYQQHFGASPRGVWAAPGRVNLIGEHVDYAAGVCLPFALTQSTFAAMDLRDDNRISLVSLVPGGSEPVEYSIDLSQIGPGEPANWAGYAAGAIWAAVEAGLMPARGLNIALVSDVPLGAGLSSSAALECSVAVGAVELATGKTVDPATRRALIPCCIRAENEVVGASTGGLDQTISLLGQPGAALAIDYADNSTVQVPADFAGHGLAIVVMNTNAPHSLADGQYASRRGVIDAVTEALGAPLRKIADAPEQAAAWAAEHVPAATDRDDYVAMVRRRVTHVVSEIDRTKRAIAQLRAQDFAAFGQSMQASHVSLRDDYEVSCAELDSAQEAAMAAGALGARMTGGGFGGSAIALVAVDKVESLCRAVADAAAQAGLATPEFLVAVPSAGARRVK from the coding sequence ATGATGGATTCTCAACTGTTTGTTTCTTCACGGGATGACACAGCTGGTGCGGCCGCAGCGGCTGCGTTGTATCAGCAGCATTTCGGTGCGTCACCGCGCGGGGTGTGGGCGGCACCGGGGCGGGTGAATCTTATCGGGGAGCATGTGGATTATGCGGCCGGGGTGTGTTTACCGTTTGCGTTGACACAGTCGACGTTCGCGGCGATGGATTTGCGCGACGATAACCGCATCTCGTTGGTGTCTCTCGTTCCCGGGGGATCTGAACCGGTCGAATATTCCATTGATTTGTCGCAGATAGGTCCTGGTGAGCCAGCAAACTGGGCAGGGTATGCCGCCGGGGCGATTTGGGCTGCGGTTGAAGCTGGTCTGATGCCGGCACGGGGGTTGAATATTGCGCTGGTTTCGGATGTGCCACTGGGTGCCGGCTTGTCGTCGTCGGCGGCGTTGGAGTGTTCGGTTGCTGTTGGTGCAGTGGAGTTGGCGACTGGGAAAACTGTTGACCCAGCCACCCGTCGAGCGCTGATTCCGTGCTGTATTCGGGCCGAGAACGAAGTGGTGGGGGCGTCTACTGGTGGGCTGGATCAGACCATTTCGCTGCTGGGTCAGCCGGGCGCGGCGTTGGCAATTGACTATGCCGACAACTCTACTGTGCAGGTGCCGGCGGATTTTGCCGGACACGGGCTAGCGATTGTGGTGATGAATACTAATGCCCCGCATTCGCTGGCTGATGGACAGTATGCATCAAGGCGGGGTGTTATTGATGCGGTTACCGAGGCGCTTGGGGCACCGTTGCGGAAGATCGCCGATGCACCGGAGCAGGCTGCGGCGTGGGCTGCTGAGCATGTACCAGCAGCAACAGACCGTGACGACTATGTTGCTATGGTGCGGCGGCGGGTGACCCATGTCGTTTCCGAGATTGACCGTACCAAGCGTGCTATTGCACAGCTGCGGGCGCAAGACTTTGCGGCGTTCGGCCAATCGATGCAAGCCTCCCATGTGTCGCTGCGTGACGACTATGAGGTCTCTTGTGCCGAGTTGGATTCGGCGCAGGAAGCTGCCATGGCTGCGGGGGCGTTGGGTGCCCGCATGACAGGTGGCGGGTTTGGTGGTTCGGCGATCGCATTGGTGGCGGTGGACAAGGTTGAATCGCTGTGTCGCGCGGTGGCTGATGCGGCCGCACAGGCCGGTCTTGCCACACCGGAATTTTTAGTGGCTGTCCCGTCGGCTGGGGCTCGCCGCGTCAAATAG
- the galT gene encoding galactose-1-phosphate uridylyltransferase, which translates to MSTQSSTPQTTGSNHRVRVTPMTMADGRELLYFDDSEPYVSGEQTRTLVDPRELPEAATVSEMRRDPLTGDWTTMAAHRMNRTFMPPANANPLAPSTAGQLPTEIPADDYNVVVFENRFPSFSLHMDPAAVSEHTVDGAAVFPRLPARGRCEVVCFTPDVSASFKDLSVSRIRTVIEAWAHRTAALQAIDGIEQVFPFENRGEEIGVTLQHPHGQIYAYPFVPPRTKAIVAQAKQYRAEHGEDLFAAVLAAECESARRVLHDGEYFVAFVPAAAKWPIEFMIMPKRDVKDFTELTDPEKDELAAMYKDMLQRLDRFFDGVEKTPYIAAWNQAPTGEDRQYVRFHLQVYSLMRQAGRMKFLAGSESAMGAWINDTTPEHIADRFRQLA; encoded by the coding sequence ATGAGCACGCAATCATCAACACCACAAACCACCGGTTCGAACCATCGGGTCCGAGTCACCCCAATGACAATGGCTGACGGTCGTGAACTGTTGTACTTCGACGACTCGGAGCCATATGTGTCGGGGGAGCAAACCCGAACACTGGTCGATCCGCGGGAATTACCGGAGGCCGCAACTGTCTCTGAGATGCGCCGTGATCCACTCACCGGTGATTGGACAACAATGGCTGCCCACCGGATGAATCGGACGTTCATGCCGCCGGCAAATGCAAATCCGTTGGCGCCTTCCACTGCTGGACAGTTACCCACGGAAATACCTGCCGATGACTACAACGTGGTGGTGTTTGAAAATCGGTTCCCTTCATTTTCGCTGCATATGGATCCAGCAGCGGTGTCAGAGCACACCGTTGACGGGGCAGCGGTGTTTCCGCGGCTGCCAGCCCGTGGACGCTGTGAAGTGGTGTGTTTCACCCCGGATGTGTCAGCCTCGTTTAAGGATCTGTCGGTCAGCCGGATTCGGACAGTCATTGAAGCATGGGCGCATCGTACCGCTGCGTTACAGGCAATCGACGGTATCGAGCAGGTGTTTCCTTTCGAAAACCGGGGTGAAGAAATCGGGGTGACCTTGCAGCATCCACACGGCCAGATTTACGCCTATCCGTTTGTGCCGCCGCGCACGAAGGCGATTGTGGCACAGGCCAAACAGTATCGTGCTGAGCATGGTGAAGATTTGTTTGCAGCAGTGTTGGCGGCGGAATGCGAGTCGGCGCGCCGGGTGCTGCACGATGGCGAATATTTTGTGGCATTTGTGCCCGCAGCGGCGAAGTGGCCGATTGAATTTATGATTATGCCGAAGCGGGATGTGAAGGATTTCACGGAACTTACAGATCCTGAAAAAGATGAGCTGGCAGCGATGTATAAGGACATGCTGCAGCGTCTTGATCGGTTCTTCGATGGGGTGGAGAAAACCCCTTATATTGCCGCCTGGAATCAGGCGCCGACAGGGGAGGATCGCCAATATGTGCGGTTCCATCTGCAGGTGTATTCCTTGATGCGGCAGGCTGGTCGTATGAAGTTTTTAGCTGGCAGCGAATCGGCAATGGGGGCGTGGATCAATGACACCACCCCAGAACATATTGCGGATCGTTTTCGGCAACTAGCGTAA